A part of Carettochelys insculpta isolate YL-2023 chromosome 1, ASM3395843v1, whole genome shotgun sequence genomic DNA contains:
- the TAGLN3 gene encoding transgelin-3 produces MHSLLVIKMANRGPSYGLSREVQEKIEQKYDLELENKLVDWIIIQCGENIEHPPPGRQNFQKWLMDGTLLCKLINSLHPKGKEPIPKISESKMAFKQMEQISQFLKAAEIYGVRTTDIFQTVDLWEGKDMAAVQRTLMSLGSLAVTKDDGCYRGDPSWFHRKAQQNRRGFSEEQLRRGQTVIGLQMGSNKGASQSGMTGYGMPRQIM; encoded by the exons ATGCATAGTCTTCTTGTTATTA AGATGGCTAACAGAGGACCAAGCTATGGTTTAAGCCGAGAAGTGCAGGAAAAGATTGAACAGAAATATGACCTGGAATTAGAAAACAAGCTAGTGGACTGGATTATTATACAGTGTGGCGAAAATATAGAACATCCACCTCCTGGAAggcaaaattttcagaaatgGTTAATGGATGGAACA CTGTTGTGCAAATTAATAAACAGTTTACATCCAAAGGGCAAAGAACCCATTCCAAAGATCTCTGAATCAAAAATGGCTTTCAAGCAGATGGAACAAATTTCTCAATTTTTAAAAGCTGCTGAAATCTATGGAGTAAGAACAACAGATATTTTCCAGACAGTGGATTTATGGGAAG GGAAGGACATGGCTGCTGTGCAGAGAACCTTAATGTCTTTAGGCAGTTTGGCTGTCACTAAGGACGATGGATGTTACAGAGGGGATCCATCCTGGTTTCACAG GAAAGCACAACAGAACCGGCGAGGGTTTTCGGAAGAGCAGCTTCGTCGGGGACAGACTGTCATAGGCCTTCAAATGGGTAGCAACAAAGGTGCATCACAGTCTGGCATGACCGGCTATGGAATGCCAAGGCAGATTATGTAA